Proteins encoded together in one Thermomonospora curvata DSM 43183 window:
- the trpB gene encoding tryptophan synthase subunit beta, with translation MTIDVARGAASAPVSLPDSAGRYGRFGGRFAPEALMAALDELTEQFQAAMADPAFTGELDRLLADYAGRPSLLTEARRFSEHAGGARILLKREDLNHTGSHKINNVLGQALLTRRMGKKRIIAETGAGQHGVATATAAALLGLECTVYMGEVDTRRQALNVARMRMLGAEVVPVTTGSRTLKDAVNEAFRDWVATVDDTHYCIGSVMGPHPFPMMVRDFHRVIGTEARNQVLELTGRLPDAVAACVGGGSNAIGIFHAFIPDAQVRLYGFEAGGDGVQTGRHAATLTGGSLGVIHGMRTFLLQDEEGQTLETHSVSAGLDYPGVGPEHAWLHDTGRAVYQAVSDAEAMDAFALLCRTEGIIPAIESAHALAGALRIGPQLAAELDEEPVIVVCLSGRGDKDMHTAARWFGFVTGEDVTGEENAQ, from the coding sequence ATGACCATCGACGTCGCGCGCGGCGCCGCCAGCGCGCCTGTGAGCCTTCCCGATTCCGCCGGCCGCTACGGCCGCTTCGGCGGCAGATTCGCCCCCGAAGCGCTGATGGCCGCGCTCGATGAGCTGACCGAGCAGTTCCAGGCCGCCATGGCCGACCCCGCCTTCACCGGCGAGCTGGACCGGCTGCTGGCCGACTACGCCGGCCGGCCCAGCCTGCTCACCGAGGCCCGCCGCTTCTCCGAGCACGCCGGCGGCGCCCGCATCCTGCTCAAGCGCGAGGACCTCAACCACACCGGCTCCCACAAGATCAACAACGTGCTGGGGCAGGCGCTGCTGACCCGCCGCATGGGCAAAAAGCGGATCATCGCCGAGACCGGCGCCGGCCAGCACGGCGTGGCCACCGCCACCGCCGCCGCCCTGCTGGGGCTGGAATGCACCGTCTACATGGGCGAGGTCGACACCCGGCGCCAGGCCCTCAACGTCGCCCGCATGCGGATGCTCGGCGCCGAGGTCGTCCCGGTCACCACCGGCAGCCGCACCCTCAAGGACGCCGTCAACGAGGCCTTCCGCGACTGGGTCGCCACCGTGGACGACACCCACTACTGCATCGGCTCGGTCATGGGCCCCCACCCGTTCCCGATGATGGTCCGCGACTTCCACCGCGTCATCGGCACCGAGGCCCGCAACCAGGTGCTGGAGCTGACCGGCAGGCTGCCGGACGCGGTCGCCGCCTGCGTGGGCGGCGGCTCCAACGCCATCGGCATCTTCCACGCCTTCATCCCCGACGCCCAGGTGCGGCTGTACGGCTTTGAGGCCGGCGGCGACGGCGTGCAGACCGGCCGGCACGCCGCCACCCTGACCGGCGGCTCCCTGGGCGTCATCCACGGCATGCGCACCTTCCTGCTGCAGGACGAGGAGGGCCAGACCCTGGAGACCCACTCGGTGTCGGCCGGGCTGGACTACCCGGGCGTCGGCCCCGAGCACGCCTGGCTGCACGACACCGGACGCGCCGTCTACCAGGCGGTCAGCGACGCCGAGGCGATGGACGCCTTCGCCCTGCTGTGCCGCACCGAGGGCATCATCCCGGCCATCGAGTCCGCCCACGCCCTGGCCGGGGCGCTGCGGATCGGCCCGCAGCTGGCCGCCGAGCTCGATGAGGAACCGGTCATCGTGGTGTGCCTGTCGGGCCGCGGCGACAAGGACATGCACACCGCCGCCCGCTGGTTCGGCTTCGTCACCGGGGAGGACGTGACGGGAGAGGAGAACGCCCAGTGA
- the trpC gene encoding indole-3-glycerol phosphate synthase TrpC, whose translation MSVLEEILEGVRADLAERQAAVPLDALKEKAAAAPPPRDAIAALRSDGVSVIAEVKRSSPSKGALAAIADPAALARDYEAGGAKVISVLTERRRFGGSLADLAEVRANVDVPLLRKDFIVTSYQLWEARAYGADLALLIVAALEQDALVSLVERAESIGLVPLVEVHTEEELARALEAGAKVIGVNARDLKTLQVDRGVFARLAPLIPRDVVKVAESGVRGPHDLLAYASAGADAVLVGESLVTGRDPRTAVADLVAAGAHPALRQGK comes from the coding sequence GTGAGTGTGCTCGAGGAGATCCTGGAAGGGGTCCGAGCCGATCTCGCCGAACGGCAGGCGGCGGTACCGCTCGACGCGCTCAAGGAGAAGGCCGCCGCCGCACCGCCGCCGCGCGACGCCATCGCCGCGCTGCGCTCCGACGGGGTGTCGGTGATCGCCGAGGTCAAGCGCTCCAGCCCGTCCAAGGGCGCGCTGGCCGCCATCGCCGACCCGGCCGCGCTGGCCCGCGACTACGAGGCCGGCGGCGCCAAGGTCATCAGCGTGCTCACCGAGCGCCGCCGCTTCGGCGGCAGCCTGGCCGACCTGGCCGAGGTGCGCGCCAACGTCGACGTGCCGCTGCTGCGCAAGGACTTCATCGTCACCTCCTACCAGCTGTGGGAGGCCCGCGCCTACGGCGCCGACCTGGCACTGCTGATCGTGGCCGCCCTGGAGCAGGACGCGCTGGTGTCGCTGGTGGAACGGGCCGAGTCGATCGGGCTGGTCCCGCTGGTGGAGGTGCACACCGAAGAGGAGCTCGCCCGGGCCCTGGAGGCCGGCGCCAAGGTCATCGGCGTCAACGCCCGGGACCTGAAGACCCTCCAGGTGGACCGCGGAGTGTTCGCCCGGCTCGCCCCGCTGATCCCTCGGGACGTGGTCAAGGTCGCCGAGTCCGGGGTGCGCGGCCCGCACGACCTGCTGGCCTACGCCTCCGCCGGCGCGGATGCGGTGCTGGTGGGGGAGAGCCTGGTGACCGGGCGCGACCCGCGCACGGCCGTCGCCGACCTGGTCGCGGCCGGCGCGCACCCGGCGCTGCGCCAGGGGAAGTAG
- a CDS encoding DUF2752 domain-containing protein, translating into MAQVGAGPSGSPARRLRGPLAVLAAAGAAVLLVATVDPHESGHYPPCPLLAATGLYCPGCGALRMIHSLAHGDLAAAFGRNPLLFVLLPFLGYLWVRWAVLSARGRPMASLLLRPGVAYVLVGVVVVYWVVRNLPFASALAP; encoded by the coding sequence ATGGCGCAGGTCGGTGCGGGCCCCTCGGGAAGCCCGGCGCGCAGGCTGAGAGGGCCGCTGGCGGTCCTGGCCGCGGCGGGTGCGGCGGTGCTGCTGGTCGCCACCGTGGACCCGCACGAAAGCGGCCACTACCCGCCCTGCCCGCTGCTGGCCGCGACCGGGCTGTACTGCCCGGGCTGCGGCGCGCTGCGCATGATCCACTCCCTGGCCCACGGGGACCTCGCGGCGGCCTTCGGGCGCAACCCCCTGCTGTTCGTGCTGCTGCCGTTCCTGGGCTACCTGTGGGTCCGGTGGGCGGTGCTGTCGGCGCGCGGCCGGCCGATGGCCTCCCTGCTGCTGCGCCCGGGGGTCGCTTACGTTCTTGTCGGGGTCGTGGTGGTGTACTGGGTGGTCCGAAACCTGCCCTTCGCATCGGCGCTGGCGCCATGA
- a CDS encoding winged helix-turn-helix transcriptional regulator, producing the protein MKERGGLVLLAEHEPGVAELGRRYLVRAGFEAELEHDPGRAPGTVARLRPDAVVLDLSAARPPEELYRKVADAAAGAPVVCVVGGDQPTDLGDPHLPTLVRPFGPRVLVEAVSLALRGRGGDDDSHVLQVGAVSLDPRARTVTAGDRAVTLTATEFDLLCFLMGRPGRVFTREQLLEAAWEPGVSAGNRTVDVHIAQLRAKLGEASPIRTVRGVGYAVDP; encoded by the coding sequence ATGAAAGAGCGCGGCGGGCTGGTCCTGCTGGCCGAGCACGAGCCGGGGGTGGCCGAACTCGGCCGCCGCTACCTGGTGCGGGCCGGTTTCGAGGCCGAACTGGAACACGACCCCGGCCGGGCGCCCGGCACCGTCGCCCGGCTGCGGCCGGACGCGGTCGTGCTGGACCTGTCGGCGGCCCGGCCGCCGGAAGAGCTGTACCGCAAGGTCGCCGACGCCGCGGCGGGCGCGCCGGTGGTGTGCGTGGTCGGCGGCGACCAGCCCACCGACCTGGGCGACCCGCACCTGCCCACGCTGGTGCGCCCCTTCGGGCCGCGGGTGCTGGTGGAGGCGGTCTCCCTGGCGCTGCGCGGACGCGGCGGGGACGACGACTCCCACGTGCTGCAGGTCGGGGCGGTCAGCCTGGACCCCAGGGCCCGCACCGTCACCGCCGGGGACCGCGCCGTCACGCTCACCGCCACCGAGTTCGACCTGCTGTGCTTTCTGATGGGACGGCCCGGCCGGGTCTTCACCCGCGAACAGCTCCTGGAGGCCGCCTGGGAGCCGGGCGTCAGCGCCGGCAACCGCACCGTCGACGTCCACATCGCCCAGCTGCGCGCCAAGCTCGGCGAGGCCAGCCCGATCCGCACCGTCCGCGGCGTCGGCTACGCCGTCGACCCCTGA
- a CDS encoding Trp biosynthesis-associated membrane protein: protein MRPRRERAGAALAGAAGAALVLLAGGRQWAAVRAHGALTPVEQTLTGGELAGAVTALGWAGLAALAALLATGGWARRAVGALLVLLGAAAAWSAAGAVRHAHVLAVAEERSALLRLSGEAAVDVSRWWAVAAAGGALLAVTGALAVARGHRWPGLSARYERPGAVPASARPARPAPAADDPVGLWKSLDRGEDPTADDG, encoded by the coding sequence GTGCGACCGCGCCGTGAACGGGCCGGCGCGGCGCTGGCCGGTGCGGCCGGCGCCGCCCTGGTGCTGCTGGCCGGGGGCCGGCAATGGGCCGCCGTCCGTGCGCACGGCGCTCTCACCCCCGTGGAACAGACGCTGACCGGCGGCGAGCTGGCCGGCGCGGTCACCGCGCTGGGATGGGCGGGACTGGCCGCGCTGGCGGCGCTGCTCGCCACCGGGGGCTGGGCCCGCCGCGCCGTCGGGGCGCTGCTGGTGCTGCTGGGCGCCGCGGCGGCCTGGAGCGCGGCCGGCGCGGTCCGCCACGCCCACGTCCTGGCCGTCGCCGAGGAGCGCAGCGCGCTGCTGCGCCTGAGCGGCGAGGCGGCGGTCGACGTCTCCCGGTGGTGGGCGGTGGCGGCGGCCGGCGGGGCGCTGCTGGCCGTCACCGGGGCGCTCGCCGTGGCCCGCGGGCACCGCTGGCCCGGCCTGTCGGCCCGCTACGAGCGGCCCGGCGCCGTCCCGGCGTCCGCCCGCCCGGCGCGCCCGGCGCCCGCCGCCGACGATCCGGTCGGGCTGTGGAAGTCACTGGACCGCGGTGAGGACCCCACGGCAGACGACGGGTGA
- the hisI gene encoding phosphoribosyl-AMP cyclohydrolase yields the protein MSERPSGLDPKIAARLKRDPNGLVPAIAQQYDTGEVLMLAWMDDEALHRTLTTGRATYWSRSRQEYWVKGETSGHQQWVKSVALDCDGDAILLKVDQVGPACHTGDRTCWDSDVLEAVVGERPES from the coding sequence ATGTCCGAGCGACCATCCGGCCTGGATCCCAAAATCGCCGCGCGCCTCAAGCGCGACCCCAACGGGCTGGTGCCCGCCATCGCCCAGCAGTACGACACCGGCGAGGTGCTCATGCTGGCGTGGATGGACGATGAGGCCCTGCACCGCACCCTGACCACCGGGCGCGCCACCTACTGGTCGCGCAGCCGCCAGGAGTACTGGGTCAAGGGGGAGACCTCCGGGCATCAGCAGTGGGTGAAGTCGGTGGCGCTGGACTGCGACGGCGACGCCATCTTGCTGAAAGTCGACCAGGTCGGCCCCGCCTGCCACACCGGTGACCGCACCTGCTGGGACTCCGATGTGCTGGAGGCCGTGGTCGGCGAGCGTCCCGAAAGCTGA
- a CDS encoding cold-shock protein has translation MPQQGTVKWFNAEKGYGFIAVDGDGPDVFVHYSAIQSSGYRTLDENQRVEFEVTQGSRGPQADQVRPL, from the coding sequence ATGCCCCAGCAGGGCACCGTGAAGTGGTTCAACGCCGAGAAGGGCTACGGCTTCATCGCCGTCGACGGTGACGGGCCGGACGTGTTCGTGCACTACTCGGCGATCCAGTCGTCCGGTTACCGCACCCTCGACGAGAACCAGCGCGTCGAGTTCGAGGTGACCCAGGGCAGCCGGGGGCCGCAGGCCGACCAGGTCCGTCCCCTGTAA
- a CDS encoding ABC transporter ATP-binding protein — protein sequence MPAGPKVEPRILREGLRVLWVAIRAEPRVFALAVTASALYAAMTVASAWVLGWATEQVVLPALRQGRAGAGALAAAALAIVGVAVLKALGVAGRRFYAGLMQYRMQARYRRAVTRQYLRLPLAWHHRHPTGQLLSNANADVEAAWAPLAPLPMAVGVAFMLLVAAVSILAVDVPVALVGFCVFPAIALLNVVYQRRLSPLAARAQQLRAEVSEVAHESFEGALVVKTLGRERAETERFTDRARRLRDANVAVGRVRGMFDPLLEALPTLGVLAVLLVGSVRLESGALNAGDLVGVSYLFTLLAWPIRALGWVLAEIPRSVVGWQRVREVLDASGSLPYGEHPLDGEGPAGLQVERVRFAYAGAEDGARVLHDVSLSVEPGRTIAVVGPTGSGKSTLTSLLVRLVDPDEGTVLLDGIDARRAARGAVAATAALVPQQTFLFDDTVRGNVTLGADIPDERIWQALRLAQADGFVAALPEGLDTRVGERGATLSGGQRQRLALARALVRRPRLLVLDDATSSVDPQVEARILQGLRAAQDAGAGATVIVVAYRKATIALADEVVYLERGRVVDRGAHAELLERCAGYRELVNAYERAEAERRAAHGEEVTA from the coding sequence GTGCCAGCAGGGCCGAAGGTCGAGCCGAGGATCCTGCGCGAGGGCCTGCGGGTCCTGTGGGTCGCCATCAGGGCCGAGCCGCGCGTGTTCGCCCTCGCCGTGACGGCCAGCGCGCTGTATGCGGCGATGACCGTGGCCAGCGCCTGGGTGCTGGGCTGGGCCACCGAGCAGGTGGTGCTGCCGGCGCTGCGGCAGGGCCGGGCGGGCGCCGGCGCGCTGGCGGCGGCCGCGCTGGCGATCGTCGGCGTGGCGGTGCTCAAGGCGCTGGGCGTGGCCGGGCGGCGGTTCTACGCCGGGCTGATGCAGTACCGGATGCAGGCGCGCTACCGCCGGGCGGTGACCCGCCAGTACCTGCGGCTGCCGCTGGCCTGGCACCACCGGCACCCCACCGGCCAGCTGCTGTCGAACGCCAACGCCGACGTGGAGGCCGCCTGGGCGCCGCTGGCGCCGCTGCCGATGGCGGTGGGCGTGGCGTTCATGCTGCTGGTGGCGGCGGTCTCCATCCTGGCGGTGGACGTGCCGGTGGCGCTGGTGGGCTTTTGCGTGTTCCCGGCGATCGCGCTGCTCAACGTGGTCTACCAGCGCCGCCTGTCGCCGCTGGCGGCGCGCGCCCAGCAGCTGCGGGCCGAGGTCAGCGAGGTGGCGCACGAAAGCTTCGAAGGCGCCCTGGTGGTCAAGACGCTGGGCCGCGAACGCGCCGAGACCGAGCGGTTCACCGATCGGGCCCGGCGGTTGCGCGACGCCAACGTGGCGGTCGGCCGCGTCCGGGGGATGTTCGACCCGCTGCTGGAGGCGCTGCCGACGCTGGGCGTGCTGGCGGTGCTGCTGGTCGGCTCGGTGCGCCTGGAGTCCGGCGCGCTCAACGCCGGCGATCTGGTGGGCGTGTCGTACCTGTTCACCCTGCTGGCCTGGCCGATCCGGGCGCTGGGCTGGGTGCTGGCGGAGATCCCGCGCAGCGTGGTCGGCTGGCAGCGGGTGCGGGAGGTGCTGGACGCCTCCGGGTCGCTGCCCTATGGGGAGCACCCCCTGGACGGGGAGGGCCCGGCCGGCCTGCAGGTCGAGCGGGTGCGCTTCGCCTACGCCGGTGCGGAAGACGGGGCGCGCGTGCTGCACGATGTGTCGCTGAGCGTCGAGCCGGGCCGCACCATCGCGGTGGTGGGGCCGACCGGCTCGGGCAAGTCGACGCTGACCAGCCTGCTGGTGCGGCTGGTGGACCCGGACGAGGGCACGGTGCTGCTGGATGGGATCGACGCCCGGCGGGCCGCGCGCGGCGCGGTGGCCGCCACCGCGGCGCTGGTGCCCCAGCAGACGTTCCTGTTCGACGACACCGTGCGCGGCAACGTGACGCTGGGCGCCGACATCCCCGATGAGCGCATCTGGCAGGCGCTGCGGCTGGCGCAGGCCGACGGGTTCGTGGCGGCGCTGCCGGAGGGGCTGGACACCCGGGTCGGCGAGCGCGGCGCCACCTTGTCGGGCGGGCAGCGCCAGCGCCTGGCGCTGGCCCGGGCGCTGGTGCGCCGTCCCCGCCTGCTGGTGCTCGACGACGCCACCTCCAGCGTCGACCCGCAGGTGGAGGCCCGGATCCTGCAGGGCCTGCGGGCCGCCCAGGACGCCGGCGCCGGGGCCACGGTGATCGTGGTGGCCTACCGCAAGGCGACGATCGCGCTGGCCGACGAGGTCGTCTACCTCGAACGCGGCCGGGTGGTGGACCGCGGCGCCCATGCTGAGCTGCTGGAACGCTGCGCGGGCTACCGCGAGCTGGTCAACGCCTACGAACGGGCCGAGGCCGAGCGCCGGGCCGCGCACGGCGAGGAGGTGACCGCGTGA
- a CDS encoding ABC transporter ATP-binding protein yields MSGAQTAEAGLNEGAAGEGALSTLRRGLRLSPEFRVGLPVTLLLALVATAGRVVVPIAIQQTIDRGLAAPGGPDVAFIRRAVLVSAVVVVVTALSAYLMNVRLYKTTEGGLATLRIKAFRHVHDLSMLTQSSQRRGSLVSRVTGDVDQISQFMQWGGLMIIVSVGQLVVASALMAIYSWPLALLVWASFLPLALALRHFQRLLSNAYLRVRERAGDMLAAIGESVVGAPVIRAYAAEERTARRVDESVEAYRKAQTHAQGLVALTFPSSELVAAVATAAVVVAGTLLGVGGHLTAGELVAFMFLVTLFVGPMQVATEVLNEAQNAIAGWRRVLNVLDTEPDVADPGPGGRELPRGPVAVRFENVSFAYPGGPMVLKDVSVDIAPRSRVAVVGETGSGKTTFAKLLTRLMDPVRGRVLVDGVPLDRVRFSSLRERIVMVPQDGFLFDASLGDNIRYGRPGASDEELRRALAELGLADWLEGLPRGLDTPVGQRGESLSAGERQLVALARAYLADPDLLVLDEATSAVDPATEMRIAQALESVTRGRTSVTIAHRLSTAENADEVLVFDRGRLVQRGPHAELVAQEGVYADLYASWIAQRKI; encoded by the coding sequence GTGAGCGGTGCGCAGACGGCGGAGGCGGGGCTGAACGAGGGCGCCGCCGGCGAAGGCGCGCTCAGCACGCTGCGGCGGGGGCTGCGGCTGAGCCCGGAGTTCCGGGTGGGGCTGCCGGTCACGCTGCTGCTGGCGCTGGTGGCCACCGCCGGGCGGGTGGTGGTGCCGATCGCGATCCAGCAGACCATCGACCGGGGGCTGGCCGCCCCCGGCGGCCCGGATGTGGCCTTCATCCGGCGGGCGGTGCTGGTGTCGGCCGTCGTCGTGGTGGTGACGGCGCTGTCGGCGTACCTGATGAACGTCCGGCTGTACAAGACCACCGAGGGCGGGCTGGCCACCTTGCGCATCAAGGCGTTCCGGCACGTGCACGACCTGTCCATGCTGACCCAAAGCAGCCAGCGGCGCGGCTCGCTGGTGTCGCGGGTGACCGGCGATGTCGACCAGATCAGCCAGTTCATGCAGTGGGGCGGGCTGATGATCATCGTGTCGGTGGGTCAGCTGGTGGTGGCCAGCGCGCTGATGGCGATCTACTCCTGGCCGCTGGCGCTGCTGGTGTGGGCGTCGTTCCTGCCGCTGGCGCTGGCGCTGCGGCACTTCCAGCGGCTGCTGTCGAACGCCTACCTGCGGGTGCGGGAACGCGCCGGGGACATGCTGGCGGCGATCGGCGAGTCGGTGGTGGGGGCGCCGGTCATCCGGGCGTACGCCGCCGAGGAGCGCACCGCCCGGCGCGTCGACGAGTCGGTGGAGGCCTACCGCAAGGCGCAGACCCACGCCCAGGGGCTGGTGGCGCTGACGTTTCCCTCCAGCGAGCTGGTGGCGGCGGTGGCCACCGCCGCCGTGGTGGTGGCGGGCACGCTGCTGGGCGTGGGCGGGCATCTGACCGCCGGGGAGCTGGTGGCGTTCATGTTCCTGGTGACGCTGTTCGTGGGGCCGATGCAGGTCGCCACCGAAGTGCTCAACGAGGCGCAGAACGCCATCGCCGGCTGGCGGCGGGTGCTGAACGTGCTGGACACCGAGCCGGACGTGGCCGACCCGGGGCCCGGCGGGCGGGAGCTGCCGCGCGGGCCCGTCGCGGTGCGCTTTGAGAACGTCTCCTTCGCCTACCCGGGCGGGCCGATGGTGCTGAAGGACGTGTCGGTGGACATCGCCCCCCGCTCCCGGGTGGCGGTGGTGGGCGAGACCGGATCGGGCAAGACCACCTTCGCCAAACTGCTGACCCGGCTGATGGACCCGGTGCGGGGCCGGGTGCTGGTGGACGGGGTGCCGCTGGACCGGGTGCGTTTCTCCTCGCTGCGGGAGCGGATCGTGATGGTGCCCCAAGACGGGTTCCTGTTCGACGCTTCGCTGGGCGACAACATCCGCTACGGCCGTCCCGGCGCCAGTGACGAGGAGCTGCGGCGGGCGCTGGCGGAGCTGGGGCTGGCCGACTGGCTGGAGGGCCTGCCGCGCGGGCTGGACACCCCGGTGGGCCAGCGCGGCGAGTCGCTGTCGGCCGGCGAGCGGCAGCTGGTGGCGCTGGCCCGCGCCTACCTGGCCGACCCGGACCTGCTGGTGCTGGACGAGGCGACCTCGGCGGTGGACCCGGCCACCGAGATGCGCATCGCGCAGGCGCTGGAGAGCGTCACCCGCGGCCGCACCTCCGTCACCATCGCCCACCGGCTCTCGACCGCCGAGAACGCCGATGAGGTGCTGGTGTTCGACCGGGGGCGGCTGGTGCAGCGCGGCCCGCACGCCGAGCTGGTCGCCCAGGAGGGCGTCTACGCCGATCTGTACGCCTCCTGGATCGCCCAGCGGAAGATCTGA
- a CDS encoding acyl-CoA dehydrogenase family protein, whose amino-acid sequence MPAERMLPTPEAEDLIDLTRQIVKAELAPRAAEAEAAEKFPREVFRVLGRAGLLGLPYPEEVGGGGQPYEVYLQVLEEIAAAWASVAVGVSVHTLACYPVATYGDEEQRKRLPELLGGELLGGYALSEPHAGSDAAALSTRAVRDGDHYVITGTKAWITHGGEADFYVLFARTSDDGGRGISAFLIDGRMDGLSFGPPERKMGLTGSTTAQLLFDGARVPAERRIGAEGQGFPIALSALDSGRLGIAACAVGLAQGALDEAVAYARQREQFGRPIIEHQGLGFLLADMAAAVESARATYLEAARRRDRGLPFSRQASIAKLVATDAAMKVTTDAVQVLGGYGYTRDFPVERFMREAKVMQIFEGTNQIQRMVIARHLARA is encoded by the coding sequence ATGCCAGCAGAACGCATGCTTCCCACCCCCGAGGCCGAGGATCTCATCGACCTCACCCGTCAGATCGTCAAGGCCGAGCTGGCCCCCCGCGCCGCCGAGGCCGAGGCCGCGGAGAAGTTCCCCCGCGAAGTGTTCCGCGTGCTGGGCCGGGCCGGGCTGCTGGGCCTGCCGTACCCGGAGGAGGTCGGCGGCGGGGGCCAGCCGTACGAGGTCTACCTGCAGGTGCTGGAGGAGATCGCGGCGGCGTGGGCGTCGGTGGCGGTCGGGGTGAGCGTGCACACGCTGGCGTGCTACCCGGTGGCGACGTACGGCGACGAGGAGCAGCGCAAGCGGCTGCCGGAGCTGCTCGGCGGCGAGCTGCTGGGCGGGTACGCATTGTCGGAGCCGCACGCCGGGTCGGACGCGGCGGCGCTGAGCACCCGGGCGGTCCGCGACGGCGACCACTACGTGATCACCGGCACCAAGGCGTGGATCACCCACGGCGGCGAGGCCGACTTCTATGTGCTGTTCGCCCGCACCTCCGACGACGGCGGACGGGGCATCAGCGCGTTCTTGATCGACGGGCGGATGGACGGGCTGTCGTTCGGGCCGCCGGAACGCAAGATGGGCCTGACCGGCTCCACCACCGCCCAGCTGCTGTTCGACGGCGCCCGGGTGCCCGCCGAGCGGCGGATCGGCGCCGAGGGGCAGGGCTTTCCGATCGCGCTGTCGGCGCTGGATTCGGGGCGGCTGGGCATCGCCGCCTGCGCGGTGGGCCTGGCGCAGGGGGCGCTGGATGAGGCGGTCGCCTATGCCCGGCAGCGTGAGCAGTTCGGCCGTCCCATCATCGAGCACCAGGGGCTGGGCTTCCTGCTGGCCGACATGGCGGCGGCGGTGGAGTCGGCCCGGGCGACCTACCTGGAGGCCGCCCGCCGCCGGGATCGTGGGCTGCCCTTCTCCCGGCAGGCCTCCATCGCCAAGCTGGTGGCCACCGATGCGGCGATGAAGGTCACCACCGACGCGGTGCAGGTGCTCGGCGGCTACGGCTATACCCGGGACTTCCCGGTGGAGCGTTTCATGCGCGAGGCGAAGGTCATGCAGATCTTCGAGGGCACCAACCAGATTCAGCGCATGGTGATCGCCCGTCATCTGGCGCGGGCGTAG